In Kitasatospora gansuensis, a genomic segment contains:
- a CDS encoding DUF6247 family protein, producing the protein MSTAPQQHDGELIPRPEETPDALRAALAVVAPDRLDEMQADLNKAFAEASREDSITPVKAFLIQWATVVEIERHPERAREFHRAEYLVQIEDDDARFREHMTLITTTLREARAAVQG; encoded by the coding sequence GTGAGTACAGCGCCACAGCAGCATGATGGGGAGCTGATTCCCCGGCCCGAGGAGACCCCGGACGCTCTCCGTGCGGCCCTGGCCGTCGTGGCACCGGACCGCCTTGACGAGATGCAGGCAGACCTCAACAAGGCGTTCGCCGAGGCCAGCCGGGAGGACAGCATCACCCCGGTGAAGGCATTCCTGATCCAGTGGGCGACCGTCGTGGAGATCGAGCGTCACCCCGAACGCGCGCGGGAGTTCCACCGCGCCGAGTACCTGGTGCAGATCGAGGACGACGACGCGAGATTCCGCGAGCACATGACGCTCATCACCACCACCCTCCGCGAGGCGCGGGCGGCGGTGCAGGGGTGA
- a CDS encoding caspase family protein — MSSWPLLPDRSSSWAVLIAVGAYAELPAMPEAVRSAELLADHLGGPDGVFAPDRVLRVFDPQSTREVLDRIAWAAGRADGTLLVYYAGHGVTGGAGRLHFALPGTADAPDQVGRTALSADAAFAAMGRRAAHRVAVLDCCFAGRALDEPAAADLHLFTAVDRGRKALLNQELGLTRFAEELLRLFADGVPDAADHLTLDLLHHQLAITLAQLPSPLPRTYQAPIPLQRTIDASGSLALARNRAHGTARTEPGLRARAAFAYRQFAVRHHRQPWHQPQATRLLHTIATDAAASLGPAHPLTLQLRNAHARAVGATEGPAAALALLEPLAVEALAALPAGSPVLAVILASLAEHRA, encoded by the coding sequence GTGAGCTCCTGGCCACTGCTGCCCGACCGGTCCTCCTCCTGGGCGGTGCTGATCGCGGTCGGGGCGTACGCGGAGCTGCCCGCGATGCCGGAGGCGGTCCGTTCGGCCGAGCTGCTGGCCGATCATCTCGGCGGCCCCGACGGGGTGTTCGCACCCGATCGGGTGCTCCGGGTCTTCGATCCGCAGAGCACCCGGGAGGTGCTCGACCGGATCGCCTGGGCGGCCGGCCGGGCCGACGGCACGCTGCTCGTCTACTACGCGGGCCACGGTGTGACCGGCGGTGCCGGGCGGCTGCACTTCGCGCTGCCCGGCACCGCCGACGCCCCCGACCAGGTGGGCCGGACCGCGCTGTCCGCCGACGCCGCGTTCGCTGCGATGGGCCGACGGGCCGCGCACCGGGTGGCGGTGCTGGACTGCTGCTTCGCGGGCCGGGCCCTGGACGAGCCGGCCGCCGCGGACCTGCACCTGTTCACCGCCGTGGACCGGGGCCGCAAGGCGCTGCTCAACCAGGAGCTCGGACTCACCCGCTTCGCCGAGGAGCTGCTGCGGCTGTTCGCGGACGGGGTGCCGGACGCCGCCGACCACCTCACCCTCGACCTGCTGCACCATCAACTGGCGATCACCCTGGCTCAGTTGCCCTCCCCGCTGCCCCGCACCTATCAGGCCCCGATCCCGCTGCAGCGCACCATCGACGCCAGCGGCAGCCTCGCCTTGGCCCGCAACCGGGCCCACGGCACCGCCCGCACCGAGCCGGGCCTGCGGGCCAGAGCCGCCTTCGCCTACCGCCAGTTCGCCGTCCGGCACCACCGCCAGCCCTGGCACCAGCCCCAGGCCACCCGGCTGCTGCACACCATCGCCACCGACGCGGCCGCATCCCTGGGCCCGGCCCACCCGCTCACCCTGCAACTCCGCAACGCCCACGCCCGGGCGGTCGGCGCCACCGAGGGCCCTGCCGCCGCCCTGGCCCTGCTGGAACCCCTCGCTGTGGAAGCCCTTGCCGCCCTCCCTGCCGGCTCCCCGGTGCTCGCGGTGATCCTGGCTTCGCTCGCGGAGCACCGAGCCTGA
- a CDS encoding effector-associated constant component EACC1 produces the protein MPQFTIAFDGTDDDVREDAEALQQHLDQDGELRGLTTGRIRPPRPGEQGGIADAVQYAAELGPLVIGPFCVWLEARLRKSGVSLELRRPDGTELRISADSTRDSAELLDQVAEFLAE, from the coding sequence GTGCCCCAGTTCACCATCGCCTTCGACGGCACCGACGACGACGTCCGGGAGGACGCCGAAGCCCTTCAGCAGCACCTCGACCAGGACGGCGAGCTGCGCGGCCTGACCACCGGTCGGATCCGCCCGCCCCGGCCGGGCGAGCAGGGCGGCATCGCCGACGCGGTCCAGTACGCGGCCGAGCTCGGCCCGCTGGTGATCGGCCCGTTCTGCGTCTGGCTGGAGGCCCGGCTGCGGAAGAGCGGCGTCTCGCTGGAGCTGCGCCGCCCGGACGGCACCGAGCTGCGGATCTCCGCCGACTCCACCCGGGACAGTGCCGAACTGCTCGACCAGGTCGCGGAGTTCCTGGCGGAGTGA
- a CDS encoding cupin domain-containing protein: protein MRPTPTITAVEYADELIVAAPGGASDVYAMHGGLAVARWKCLARRLGLEGSWEAIEISTLPPGAECGVHHHSRTEELYFVVSGQGELLLNGTLHPVGPGTLITNPVGTRHRLNNPGTEDLDWIVIEVISPPVAATLTGDPSHSGRHLMSTATVIDLEAHGPADLTTLLSGPLREARLVTLGPGEQETFRSDDREHTLFVLNGTGKAVTGKTEVVLAPGTGVTLPLGSQVTLRADGLPLRFFTASLGVPNAKDGRRLDTGSTDGSAA, encoded by the coding sequence ATGCGGCCGACCCCCACCATCACGGCAGTCGAGTACGCCGACGAGCTGATCGTCGCGGCGCCCGGCGGCGCCTCCGACGTGTACGCGATGCACGGCGGCCTGGCCGTCGCGCGCTGGAAGTGCCTGGCCCGCAGGCTCGGCCTGGAGGGCAGCTGGGAGGCGATCGAGATCTCCACCCTGCCGCCCGGCGCCGAGTGCGGTGTGCACCACCACAGCCGGACCGAGGAGCTGTACTTCGTGGTCTCCGGCCAGGGGGAGCTGCTGCTGAACGGCACGCTGCACCCGGTCGGGCCCGGCACCCTGATCACCAACCCGGTCGGGACCCGGCACCGGCTGAACAACCCGGGCACCGAGGACCTCGACTGGATCGTCATCGAAGTCATCAGCCCGCCCGTCGCCGCGACGCTGACGGGCGATCCGAGTCACTCCGGAAGGCACCTCATGAGCACCGCCACCGTCATCGACCTCGAAGCACACGGCCCGGCCGACCTCACCACGCTGCTGAGCGGCCCGCTCCGCGAGGCCCGGCTGGTCACGCTGGGCCCGGGCGAGCAGGAGACCTTCCGGTCGGACGACCGCGAGCACACCCTGTTCGTCCTGAACGGCACCGGCAAGGCCGTGACCGGGAAGACCGAGGTGGTCCTGGCCCCGGGCACCGGCGTCACCCTGCCGCTCGGCAGCCAGGTCACCCTGCGGGCCGACGGACTGCCGCTGCGGTTCTTCACCGCCAGCCTTGGCGTGCCGAACGCCAAGGACGGCCGCCGGCTGGACACCGGCTCGACCGACGGGAGCGCGGCATGA
- a CDS encoding cupin domain-containing protein encodes MIISRTGQAPLTLRDSAVHGTGQSLARRGFFHSETEAVDHLVLTPGSRIDARGRAGTEEVWFVVSGGGRLVTPDGRTLPLRRNALAVCPLDSGAVLHAGPHGLSAVLIAVVPPQLTDAMPIRFPAGG; translated from the coding sequence ATGATCATCTCGCGGACGGGACAGGCCCCGCTCACCCTGCGCGACAGCGCCGTACACGGCACCGGGCAGTCGCTGGCCCGGCGCGGCTTCTTCCACAGCGAGACGGAGGCGGTGGACCACCTGGTGCTGACCCCCGGCAGCCGGATCGACGCCCGCGGGCGGGCCGGCACCGAGGAGGTCTGGTTCGTGGTCAGCGGCGGCGGCCGGCTGGTCACCCCCGACGGCCGCACCCTGCCGCTGCGCCGGAACGCGCTGGCGGTGTGCCCGCTGGACAGCGGCGCGGTGCTGCACGCCGGTCCGCACGGTCTGAGCGCCGTACTGATCGCGGTGGTGCCGCCGCAGCTGACCGACGCGATGCCGATCAGGTTCCCGGCCGGCGGCTGA
- a CDS encoding phosphonatase-like hydrolase, with protein MTDISLVVLDMAGTTVADDGLVERAFQAAADGQGVEAGSPEHQRMLAHVRATMGESKISVFRHLFGAEENAQQANLDFEAAYHRLVDEGHCAALPGAAEAIAELRASGRKVVLTTGFSRATQDRILDALGWQSVADLTLCPAEAGRGRPYPDLALTALLRTGTDSVRELAVVGDTGYDMLTGVRSGASVVAGVLTGAHDRERLLADGATHVLGSIAELPALLLAG; from the coding sequence ATGACTGACATCTCTCTGGTCGTGCTCGACATGGCCGGAACCACCGTGGCCGACGACGGTCTGGTCGAGCGGGCCTTCCAGGCCGCCGCCGACGGGCAGGGCGTCGAGGCGGGCAGCCCCGAGCACCAGCGGATGCTGGCGCACGTCCGGGCCACCATGGGCGAGTCGAAGATCTCGGTCTTCCGCCACCTGTTCGGCGCGGAGGAGAATGCCCAGCAGGCCAACCTGGACTTCGAGGCCGCCTACCACCGGCTGGTCGACGAGGGCCACTGCGCGGCGCTGCCCGGCGCGGCCGAGGCGATCGCCGAACTGCGCGCCTCCGGTCGCAAGGTGGTGCTCACCACCGGCTTCTCCCGGGCCACCCAGGACCGGATCCTGGACGCGCTCGGCTGGCAGTCGGTGGCCGATCTGACGCTCTGTCCGGCCGAGGCGGGCCGCGGCCGCCCGTACCCGGACCTGGCGCTGACCGCGCTGCTGCGCACCGGCACCGACTCGGTCCGCGAGCTCGCGGTGGTCGGCGACACCGGCTACGACATGCTCACCGGCGTCCGGTCCGGCGCCTCGGTGGTGGCCGGCGTGCTGACCGGGGCGCACGACCGGGAGCGGCTGCTCGCGGACGGTGCCACCCATGTGCTCGGCTCGATCGCGGAGCTGCCCGCGCTGCTGCTCGCGGGCTGA
- a CDS encoding TIGR03364 family FAD-dependent oxidoreductase — translation MRVIVVGAGVLGTMHAWQAVERGHEVVHLERESEARGASVRNFGLVWVSGRAAGEELAVALRARELWEGIGAKVPGLHFRGNGSLTVVRTEAELAVAEQALRRDDAEARGYRLLDAEQTRAANPALRGKLLGALHCDRDAAVEPRIAQPALRAALEATGRYTFLPGREVREVVGENAVRDDHGQTHQGDLVILCTGAWLGGLIRELAPELPVRKVRLQMMQTDPLGEPLPTSVADGDSFRYYPAFAGPALEELRAAQPQGPVADEHKMQLLMVQRQDGGLTIGDTHEYDQPFNFDVVEEPYEHLAAVAEELLGRPLPRIRHRWAGVYAQCVDTTRVVHREQLRSGVWLVTGPGGRGMTCSPAIAETTAQLANL, via the coding sequence ATGAGAGTCATCGTCGTAGGAGCGGGCGTGCTGGGCACCATGCACGCCTGGCAGGCCGTCGAGCGCGGCCACGAAGTCGTCCACCTGGAGCGCGAGAGCGAGGCGCGCGGCGCCTCGGTGCGCAACTTCGGCCTGGTCTGGGTCAGCGGCCGGGCCGCGGGGGAGGAGCTGGCGGTCGCGCTCCGGGCCCGCGAGCTCTGGGAGGGCATCGGCGCCAAGGTGCCCGGGCTGCACTTCCGGGGCAACGGCTCGCTCACCGTGGTCCGTACCGAGGCCGAACTCGCGGTGGCCGAACAGGCGTTGCGGCGGGACGACGCCGAGGCTCGGGGCTACCGGCTGCTGGACGCCGAGCAGACCCGGGCGGCCAACCCGGCCCTGCGCGGCAAGCTGCTCGGCGCGCTGCACTGCGACCGGGACGCCGCCGTCGAGCCCCGGATCGCCCAGCCCGCGCTGCGCGCCGCGCTGGAGGCCACCGGCCGGTACACCTTCCTGCCCGGGCGGGAGGTCCGCGAGGTGGTCGGCGAGAACGCCGTCCGGGACGACCACGGCCAGACCCACCAGGGCGACCTGGTGATCCTCTGCACCGGCGCCTGGCTCGGCGGCCTGATCCGCGAGCTGGCCCCCGAACTGCCGGTCCGCAAGGTCCGGTTGCAGATGATGCAGACCGACCCGCTGGGCGAGCCGCTGCCCACCTCGGTGGCCGACGGCGACAGCTTCCGCTACTACCCCGCGTTCGCCGGCCCCGCGCTGGAGGAGCTGCGCGCCGCCCAGCCGCAGGGCCCGGTGGCGGACGAGCACAAGATGCAGCTGCTGATGGTCCAGCGCCAGGACGGCGGCCTGACCATCGGTGACACCCACGAGTACGACCAGCCGTTCAACTTCGACGTGGTCGAGGAGCCGTACGAGCACCTGGCCGCCGTGGCCGAGGAGTTGCTCGGCCGCCCGCTGCCCCGGATCAGGCACCGCTGGGCCGGGGTGTACGCGCAGTGCGTCGACACCACCCGGGTGGTGCACCGCGAGCAGCTGCGCAGCGGCGTCTGGCTGGTCACCGGGCCCGGTGGGCGCGGGATGACCTGCTCGCCCGCGATCGCCGAGACCACCGCCCAACTCGCCAACCTGTAA
- a CDS encoding phosphatase PAP2 family protein, producing MPLAYDGSGIDGGLYTTVTGWAQDAPHWFDRLVEVWSDVGLVVFALFMLYGWWRARAAGPVVMARVLATPLIVVAAYLVNVALKSLVEEVRPCRQIAGSVTLESCPPPGDWSFPSNHSVIAFATATGLWFAWRTLGWVCGVAALLMAASRVWVGVHYPHDVLAGALVGILVAIPLALAAGRAAPLVDRARSGPLGPFLGTGPAVAGRAH from the coding sequence GTGCCCCTCGCCTACGACGGCAGCGGGATCGACGGCGGCCTCTACACCACGGTGACCGGCTGGGCGCAGGACGCCCCGCACTGGTTCGACCGGCTGGTCGAGGTCTGGTCGGACGTCGGTCTGGTGGTGTTCGCGCTCTTCATGCTCTACGGCTGGTGGCGGGCCAGGGCTGCCGGGCCGGTGGTGATGGCCCGGGTGCTGGCGACGCCGTTGATCGTGGTCGCCGCCTACCTGGTGAACGTGGCGCTGAAGAGCCTGGTGGAGGAGGTGCGGCCCTGTCGGCAGATCGCCGGCAGCGTCACGCTGGAGTCCTGCCCGCCGCCGGGGGACTGGTCCTTCCCGAGCAACCACTCGGTGATCGCCTTCGCCACCGCGACCGGGCTCTGGTTCGCCTGGCGGACGCTCGGCTGGGTGTGCGGGGTGGCCGCGCTGCTGATGGCCGCCTCCCGGGTCTGGGTCGGGGTGCACTACCCGCACGACGTCCTGGCCGGCGCGCTGGTCGGCATCCTGGTGGCGATCCCGCTCGCCCTGGCGGCGGGCCGGGCCGCCCCGCTGGTGGACCGGGCCCGCAGCGGCCCGCTCGGCCCGTTCCTGGGTACTGGCCCAGCGGTGGCGGGGCGGGCGCACTGA
- a CDS encoding helix-turn-helix domain-containing protein produces the protein MLESHRAVPQPRRTPEALDLARLHDRTMSGDPDIPEPRPEIGDSWERLRRLGLDPERGRNAYRLSLAEVEHRRRETHLSEILPVLRSTLLLPTTGIPLILAISDGEGHVLWHEGERPLLRTADGIGFETGARWVEDEVGTNGIGMALRVRRPMQVHSAEHYLRSHHDWTCVAAPIHDPRTGQLLGAVNLSGPARTMAPYLLPLAATAARLAEAELKARQLEALHRLRTVATPLLARVEQPAMVVDSAGWTAATIGLPPVPRLRLPAEGLGSSPTLWLPTFGECAVEPLADGWLIRPLGGGTGADGLAEQTEGARITLDLRRGTRPELGVRGAVGSWSHALSPRHAELVLLLAVHRDGLSAAQLAEALFGDKARTVTVRAEISRLRRYLGGLLDHRPYRLSRSAEVSVLPPDDPYDLLPTSSAPAVRELRADLLRGALRLPGAGCLGSWPGRSADG, from the coding sequence TTGCTGGAGAGTCATCGCGCGGTCCCGCAGCCTCGCCGGACCCCGGAGGCCCTCGACCTGGCCCGACTGCACGACCGGACGATGTCGGGGGACCCCGACATCCCCGAGCCCAGGCCGGAGATCGGGGACTCCTGGGAGCGGCTGCGCCGGCTCGGGCTCGACCCGGAGCGGGGCCGCAACGCCTACCGGCTGAGCCTGGCCGAGGTCGAACACCGCCGCCGGGAGACCCACCTCTCGGAGATCCTCCCGGTGCTCCGCTCCACCCTGCTGCTCCCCACCACGGGGATCCCGCTGATCCTGGCGATCAGCGACGGCGAGGGGCACGTGCTCTGGCACGAGGGCGAACGCCCGCTGCTGCGCACCGCCGACGGCATCGGCTTCGAGACCGGCGCCCGCTGGGTCGAGGACGAGGTGGGCACCAACGGCATCGGCATGGCCCTGCGGGTCCGCCGCCCGATGCAGGTGCACTCCGCCGAGCACTACCTGCGCAGCCACCACGACTGGACCTGCGTGGCCGCCCCGATCCACGACCCGCGCACCGGGCAGCTGCTCGGCGCGGTCAACCTCAGCGGCCCGGCCCGCACCATGGCGCCCTACCTGCTGCCGCTCGCCGCCACCGCCGCCCGGCTGGCCGAGGCCGAGCTGAAGGCCCGTCAGCTGGAGGCGCTGCACCGGCTGCGCACGGTGGCCACCCCGCTGCTGGCCCGGGTCGAACAGCCCGCCATGGTGGTGGACAGCGCGGGCTGGACGGCCGCCACGATCGGCCTGCCGCCGGTCCCCCGGCTCCGGCTGCCCGCCGAGGGGCTCGGCTCCTCGCCCACGCTCTGGCTGCCCACCTTCGGCGAGTGCGCGGTCGAACCGCTGGCCGACGGCTGGCTGATCCGCCCGCTCGGCGGCGGCACCGGGGCGGACGGGCTCGCCGAGCAGACCGAGGGCGCCAGAATCACCCTGGATCTGCGCCGGGGCACCCGGCCCGAGCTCGGCGTCCGCGGCGCGGTGGGCAGTTGGTCGCACGCGCTCAGCCCCCGGCACGCCGAACTCGTCCTGCTGCTCGCGGTGCACCGGGACGGGCTGAGCGCGGCCCAGCTCGCCGAGGCACTGTTCGGCGACAAGGCCAGGACGGTCACCGTCCGGGCCGAGATATCCCGGCTGCGGCGCTACCTGGGCGGGCTGCTGGACCACCGCCCGTACCGGCTCAGCCGGTCCGCCGAGGTCTCGGTGCTGCCTCCGGACGACCCGTACGACCTGCTGCCGACCTCCTCCGCCCCGGCCGTCCGGGAACTGCGGGCCGATCTGCTGCGCGGGGCGCTCCGGCTGCCGGGGGCGGGGTGCCTGGGCTCCTGGCCCGGCCGCTCCGCGGACGGCTGA
- a CDS encoding SsgA family sporulation/cell division regulator, with the protein MPRDPLSAASNPPFAATPTGDEAVRPDIEPGPVEEILMLRIALDEDSVGEVRTRFRYDPDRPYEVLLTFHLGRSDEADWVFSRDLLRDGLQSLSGQGDVKLWPAYCPCHGSTLHLALESPHGQALLEASKPRVKDWLDRTYACVSAEDEAAAGPTDDQLAALLSEG; encoded by the coding sequence ATGCCGCGCGACCCACTGTCAGCCGCCTCGAACCCGCCGTTCGCCGCCACCCCCACGGGCGACGAGGCGGTCCGACCCGACATCGAACCCGGGCCGGTGGAGGAGATCCTGATGCTGCGGATCGCACTCGACGAGGACTCGGTGGGCGAGGTGCGCACCCGGTTCAGGTACGACCCGGACCGGCCTTACGAGGTGCTGCTCACCTTCCACCTGGGCCGCTCGGACGAGGCGGACTGGGTGTTCTCCCGTGATCTGCTCCGGGACGGCCTGCAGAGCCTGAGCGGCCAGGGCGACGTCAAGCTCTGGCCCGCGTACTGCCCCTGCCACGGCTCGACCCTGCACCTGGCGCTCGAATCGCCGCACGGCCAGGCCCTGTTGGAGGCGTCCAAGCCGAGGGTGAAGGACTGGCTGGACCGCACCTACGCCTGCGTCTCGGCCGAGGACGAGGCGGCCGCCGGGCCGACCGACGACCAGCTCGCCGCGCTGCTCAGCGAGGGCTGA
- the pepN gene encoding aminopeptidase N — protein MPALQRTEARTRARLLQVHGYTIDLDLTRGETVFGCTTVIRFGSAEAGAETFLDLRPQLLHRAVLNGTELDPAALDGNRLPLTGLLAENELLLETDQNYSSTGEGLHRYVDPADGAVYLYATCGPDLAPLVFPCFDQPDLKAPLTIAATAPADWKVLANGAGKQVAEGRWEFEPTLPISTYLFTVVAGPLHSVYAEHDGIPLGLHGRRALAADLDREAAELFEVTRQSFDRLHELFDERYPFGRYDQAFVPEFNWGAMENPGCVVFAEEMLFHSAPTEAERAGRAMVVAHEMAHMWFGDLVTLRWWDDIWLNESFAEYLGFRVAAEATRFTNSWSGFAVKRKGWGYDADQRASTHPIAANGLESVAEAMSNFDGISYAKGAAALRQLVAWLGDEAFFAGINEHFARHRFGNAELSEFLEVLAQSSGRDVHGWAESWLRTSGVDTLRLAVSYEEDGEKIASAELVPDGSRPHLVGLGVFDLDGDGRPVLRESFAVEVEPGRPAALPQLAGAPRPALLLPNFGDLSWAKIRLDEASWRTVASSLSRIEDPLTRAVLWEHARDLTRDGELPPAAYLDLVAAHLPGEPVDAIVEAVLTYSRLRLLPCLAPAERPAAEARLAAVARKLMARPEADQGLRLAALKSAIENATGPEQLAELEHWLADGVSGAELSASLRWAALLRLAVHGVIGEERIAVELAADPGLTAAEGAARARAALSGAEEKARAWALLFDPASGLSNAQLNATAQGFWQSGSEQLQSAYVERYFAEIPSAGKRGDIIARSLAGSLFPASCSTPETVALAERTLADGELSPVLRRVLADQLDDLARAARIRG, from the coding sequence ATGCCAGCTCTTCAACGTACCGAGGCACGCACCCGTGCCCGACTCCTCCAGGTGCACGGCTACACCATCGACCTCGACCTGACCCGGGGCGAGACGGTGTTCGGCTGCACCACCGTGATCCGGTTCGGCAGCGCCGAGGCCGGTGCCGAGACCTTCCTCGACCTCCGCCCGCAGCTCCTGCACCGGGCCGTGCTGAACGGCACCGAGCTCGACCCGGCCGCGCTGGACGGCAACCGGCTGCCGCTGACCGGCCTGCTGGCCGAGAACGAGCTGCTGCTGGAGACCGACCAGAACTACTCCAGCACCGGCGAGGGCCTGCACCGCTATGTGGACCCCGCCGACGGCGCGGTCTACCTGTACGCGACCTGCGGCCCCGACCTGGCCCCGCTGGTCTTCCCCTGCTTCGACCAGCCCGACCTCAAGGCGCCGCTCACCATCGCGGCCACCGCCCCGGCCGACTGGAAGGTGCTCGCCAACGGCGCGGGCAAGCAGGTCGCCGAGGGGCGCTGGGAGTTCGAGCCGACGCTGCCGATCTCCACCTACCTGTTCACCGTGGTGGCGGGCCCGCTGCACTCGGTGTACGCCGAGCACGACGGCATCCCGCTCGGCCTGCACGGCCGCCGGGCGCTCGCCGCCGACCTGGACCGGGAGGCCGCGGAGCTGTTCGAGGTGACCCGGCAGTCCTTCGACCGGCTGCACGAACTCTTCGACGAGCGTTACCCGTTCGGCCGCTACGACCAGGCTTTCGTGCCCGAGTTCAACTGGGGCGCGATGGAGAACCCGGGCTGCGTGGTGTTCGCCGAGGAGATGCTCTTCCACTCCGCGCCGACCGAGGCCGAGCGGGCCGGCCGGGCCATGGTGGTGGCGCACGAGATGGCCCACATGTGGTTCGGTGACCTGGTCACCCTGCGCTGGTGGGACGACATCTGGCTGAACGAGTCGTTCGCCGAGTACCTGGGCTTCCGGGTGGCGGCCGAGGCCACCCGCTTCACCAACTCCTGGAGCGGCTTCGCGGTCAAGCGCAAGGGCTGGGGCTACGACGCCGACCAGCGCGCCAGCACCCACCCGATCGCCGCGAACGGGCTGGAGAGCGTCGCCGAGGCGATGAGCAACTTCGACGGCATCTCCTACGCCAAGGGCGCCGCCGCGCTGCGCCAGCTGGTCGCCTGGCTGGGCGACGAGGCGTTCTTCGCGGGCATCAACGAGCACTTCGCCCGGCACCGCTTCGGCAACGCCGAACTCTCGGAGTTCCTCGAGGTGTTGGCGCAGAGCAGCGGCCGGGACGTGCACGGCTGGGCGGAGAGCTGGCTGCGCACCAGCGGCGTGGACACCCTGCGGCTGGCGGTCTCGTACGAGGAGGACGGCGAGAAGATCGCCTCGGCCGAGCTGGTGCCGGACGGCAGCCGTCCGCACCTGGTCGGGCTGGGCGTCTTCGACCTGGACGGCGACGGGCGGCCGGTGCTGCGCGAGTCCTTCGCGGTGGAGGTCGAGCCGGGCCGTCCGGCCGCCCTGCCGCAGCTGGCCGGCGCACCGCGCCCGGCCCTGCTGCTGCCCAACTTCGGTGACCTCAGCTGGGCCAAGATCCGGCTGGACGAGGCCTCCTGGCGGACCGTCGCCTCCTCGCTCTCGCGGATCGAGGACCCGCTGACCCGCGCGGTGCTCTGGGAGCACGCCCGGGACCTCACCCGGGACGGCGAACTGCCGCCCGCCGCCTACCTGGACCTGGTCGCCGCGCACCTGCCGGGCGAGCCGGTGGACGCCATCGTGGAGGCGGTGCTGACCTACTCCCGGCTCCGCCTGCTGCCCTGCCTGGCGCCGGCCGAGCGTCCGGCCGCCGAGGCCCGACTCGCGGCTGTGGCACGGAAGTTGATGGCCCGTCCGGAGGCCGACCAGGGGCTGCGGCTGGCCGCGCTGAAGTCCGCGATCGAGAACGCGACCGGCCCGGAGCAGCTCGCCGAGCTGGAGCACTGGCTGGCCGACGGGGTGTCCGGGGCGGAGCTGAGCGCCTCGCTGCGCTGGGCCGCGCTGCTCCGGCTGGCGGTGCACGGCGTGATCGGCGAGGAGCGGATCGCGGTCGAGCTGGCCGCCGACCCCGGCCTCACCGCGGCCGAGGGCGCGGCCCGGGCCCGGGCCGCGCTGTCCGGCGCCGAGGAGAAGGCGCGCGCCTGGGCGCTGCTCTTCGACCCGGCGAGCGGGCTCTCCAACGCGCAGCTGAACGCGACGGCCCAGGGCTTCTGGCAGTCGGGCTCCGAGCAGTTGCAGAGCGCCTACGTGGAGCGGTACTTCGCGGAGATCCCGTCGGCCGGGAAGCGTGGCGACATCATCGCCCGCTCGCTGGCCGGCAGCCTCTTCCCGGCCTCCTGCTCCACTCCGGAGACCGTCGCGCTGGCCGAACGCACGCTGGCGGACGGTGAGTTGAGCCCGGTGCTGCGCCGGGTGCTGGCCGACCAGCTGGACGACCTGGCCAGGGCCGCCCGGATCCGGGGCTGA